From the genome of Vigna angularis cultivar LongXiaoDou No.4 chromosome 11, ASM1680809v1, whole genome shotgun sequence, one region includes:
- the LOC108333161 gene encoding thymidylate kinase isoform X2 codes for MENNLNSSTEGNKMESRGALVVLEGLDRSGKSSQCSRLVSFLEGQGISAELWRFPDRTTNVGQMISAYLSNTSQLDDHTIHLLFSANRWEKRSLMETKLKTGKTLIVDRYSYSGVAFSSAKGLDIEWCKAPEIGLLAPDMVVYLDISPEKAAERGGYGGERYEKLEFQKKVADCYSVLHDVSWKVVDGCQPMEDVEKQLQEIVLDCVTECRKGKLLATLWSK; via the exons ATGGAAAATAATCTTAATAGTAGCACAGAGGGAAACAAAATGGAGTCTAGAGGTGCCTTGGTTGTCCTAGAAGGTCTGGATCGTTCTGGGAAATCTTCTCAGTGTAGCAGACTAGTGTCCTTCTTGGAGGGACAAGGGATCTCTGCTGAATTATGGAGATTTCCCGACAGAACTACAAATGTTGGGCAAATGATATCTGCTTATCTTAGTAACACATCTCAGTTGGATGATCACACTATTCATCTCCTCTTCAGTGCTAATCGTTGGGAAAAGAg GTCATTGATGGAAACAAAACTGAAAACTGGAAAAACTCTCATTGTTGACCGATATTCTTATTCAGGGGTGGCTTTCTCATCTGCCAAGGGACTTGATATTGAGTGGTGCAAG GCCCCAGAGATTGGTTTGCTGGCACCAGATATGGTAGTATACCTTGACATATCTCCTGAG AAAGCTGCGGAAAGAGGAGGGTATGGAGGTGAGAGATATGAAAAGCTGGAGTTTCAGAAGAAAGTTGCTGATTGTTACTCAGTTCTTCATGATGTATCCTGGAAG GTTGTTGATGGTTGCCAACCCATGGAAGATGTGGAGAAACAGTTGCAAGAGATTGTACTTGATTGTGTAACAGAATGCCGGAAGGGGAAGCTGCTTGCCACCTTGTGGTCGAAATAG
- the LOC108333161 gene encoding thymidylate kinase isoform X1, producing MIYGACVTASKSQIFRTLVLHKSLNSRVKFSSKCFPSNIRMENNLNSSTEGNKMESRGALVVLEGLDRSGKSSQCSRLVSFLEGQGISAELWRFPDRTTNVGQMISAYLSNTSQLDDHTIHLLFSANRWEKRSLMETKLKTGKTLIVDRYSYSGVAFSSAKGLDIEWCKAPEIGLLAPDMVVYLDISPEKAAERGGYGGERYEKLEFQKKVADCYSVLHDVSWKVVDGCQPMEDVEKQLQEIVLDCVTECRKGKLLATLWSK from the exons ATGATCTATGGAGCTTGTGTCACAGCTTCCAAGTCACA GATTTTCAGAACACTAGTGTTGCATAAGTCATTGAATTCTCGTGTAAAATTCTCCTCCAAGTGCTTTCCAAGCAACATAAGAATGGAAAATAATCTTAATAGTAGCACAGAGGGAAACAAAATGGAGTCTAGAGGTGCCTTGGTTGTCCTAGAAGGTCTGGATCGTTCTGGGAAATCTTCTCAGTGTAGCAGACTAGTGTCCTTCTTGGAGGGACAAGGGATCTCTGCTGAATTATGGAGATTTCCCGACAGAACTACAAATGTTGGGCAAATGATATCTGCTTATCTTAGTAACACATCTCAGTTGGATGATCACACTATTCATCTCCTCTTCAGTGCTAATCGTTGGGAAAAGAg GTCATTGATGGAAACAAAACTGAAAACTGGAAAAACTCTCATTGTTGACCGATATTCTTATTCAGGGGTGGCTTTCTCATCTGCCAAGGGACTTGATATTGAGTGGTGCAAG GCCCCAGAGATTGGTTTGCTGGCACCAGATATGGTAGTATACCTTGACATATCTCCTGAG AAAGCTGCGGAAAGAGGAGGGTATGGAGGTGAGAGATATGAAAAGCTGGAGTTTCAGAAGAAAGTTGCTGATTGTTACTCAGTTCTTCATGATGTATCCTGGAAG GTTGTTGATGGTTGCCAACCCATGGAAGATGTGGAGAAACAGTTGCAAGAGATTGTACTTGATTGTGTAACAGAATGCCGGAAGGGGAAGCTGCTTGCCACCTTGTGGTCGAAATAG